The proteins below are encoded in one region of Homo sapiens chromosome 2, GRCh38.p14 Primary Assembly:
- the KCNF1 gene encoding voltage-gated potassium channel regulatory subunit KCNF1: MDGSGERSLPEPGSQSSAASDDIEIVVNVGGVRQVLYGDLLSQYPETRLAELINCLAGGYDTIFSLCDDYDPGKREFYFDRDPDAFKCVIEVYYFGEVHMKKGICPICFKNEMDFWKVDLKFLDDCCKSHLSEKREELEEIARRVQLILDDLGVDAAEGRWRRCQKCVWKFLEKPESSCPARVVAVLSFLLILVSSVVMCMGTIPELQVLDAEGNRVEHPTLENVETACIGWFTLEYLLRLFSSPNKLHFALSFMNIVDVLAILPFYVSLTLTHLGARMMELTNVQQAVQALRIMRIARIFKLARHSSGLQTLTYALKRSFKELGLLLMYLAVGIFVFSALGYTMEQSHPETLFKSIPQSFWWAIITMTTVGYGDIYPKTTLGKLNAAISFLCGVIAIALPIHPIINNFVRYYNKQRVLETAAKHELELMELNSSSGGEGKTGGSRSDLDNLPPEPAGKEAPSCSSRLKLSHSDTFIPLLTEEKHHRTRLQSCK; this comes from the coding sequence ATGGACGGGTCCGGGGAGCGCAGCCTCCCGGAGCCGGGCAGCCAGAGCTCCGCTGCCAGCGACGACATAGAGATAGTCGTCAACGTGGGGGGCGTGCGGCAGGTGCTGTACGGGGACCTCCTCAGTCAGTACCCTGAGACCCGGCTGGCGGAGCTCATCAACTGCTTGGCTGGGGGCTACGacaccatcttctccctgtgcgACGACTACGACCCCGGCAAGCGCGAGTTCTACTTTGACAGGGACCCGGACGCCTTCAAGTGTGTCATCGAGGTGTACTATTTCGGGGAGGTCCACATGAAGAAGGGCATCTGCCCCATCTGCTTCAAGAACGAGATGGACTTCTGGAAGGTGGACCTCAAGTTCCTGGACGACTGTTGCAAGAGCCACCTGAGCGAGAAGCGCGAGGAGCTGGAGGAGATCGCGCGCCGCGTGCAGCTCATCCTGGACGACCTGGGCGTGGACGCAGCCGAGGGCCGCTGGCGCCGCTGCCAGAAGTGCGTCTGGAAGTTCCTGGAGAAGCCCGAGTCGTCGTGCCCGGCGCGGGTGGTGGCCGTGCTCTCCTTCCTGCTCATCCTCGTCTCGTCCGTGGTCATGTGCATGGGCACCATCCCCGAGCTGCAGGTGCTGGACGCCGAGGGCAACCGCGTGGAGCACCCGACGCTGGAGAACGTGGAGACGGCGTGCATTGGCTGGTTCACCCTGGAGTACCTGCTGCGCCTCTTCTCGTCACCCAACAAGCTGCACTTCGCGCTGTCCTTCATGAACATTGTGGACGTGCTGGCCATCCTCCCCTTCTACGTGAGCCTCACGCTCACGCACCTGGGTGCCCGCATGATGGAGCTGACCAACGTGCAGCAGGCCGTGCAGGCGCTGCGGATCATGCGCATCGCGCGCATCTTCAAGCTGGCCCGCCACTCCTCGGGCCTGCAGACCCTCACCTATGCCCTCAAGCGCAGCTTCAAGGAACTGGGGCTGCTGCTCATGTACCTGGCAGTGGGTATCTTCGTCTTCTCTGCCCTGGGCTACACCATGGAGCAGAGCCATCCAGAGACCCTGTTTAAGAGCATCCCCCAGTCCTTCTGGTGGGCCATCATCACCATGACCACCGTCGGCTACGGCGACATCTACCCCAAGACCACGCTGGGCAAGCTCAACGCGGCCATCAGCTTCTTGTGTGGTGTCATCGCCATCGCCCTGCCCATCCACCCCATCATCAACAACTTTGTCAGGTACTACAACAAGCAGCGCGTCCTGGAGACCGCGGCCAAGCACGAGCTGGAGCTGATGGAACTCAACTCCAGCAGCGGGGGCGAGGGCAAGACCGGGGGCTCCCGCAGTGACCTGGACAACCTCCCTCCAGAGCCTGCGGGGAAGGAGGCGCCGAGCTGCAGCAGCCGGCTGAAGCTCTCCCACAGCGACACCTTCATCCCCCTCCTGACCGAGGAGAAGCACCACAGGACCCGGCTCCAGAGTTGCAAGTGA